In Sphingomonas sp. R1, a single genomic region encodes these proteins:
- a CDS encoding sigma factor-like helix-turn-helix DNA-binding protein — MSKITIALEAAVQTVIENSPKDSKQTARQRAEVDRAFARILKLIAPRIRHFIRQYGLTAHWDDAEQCCAIAVHRAIQAYEPEKAQFTTFVNWQIRGELQSLRFRLMTDQRPSAKKVEATTVSLSAMVSSADGDEMSPEAMIEDEDALERTESAASDYLADGAISSLIEAYVDHLRKVGIEQLRRRPRPKREEAALRREGPRLRTATHGIDPAELEKLEAKLERDREIVARRVFQTATLDDLSLETGVTKERVRQITKRAAKVIAEIAAADPRFSVMAEYGEPAATKRRQPAPARAATPILPDAGQPHNLLSSVVAIDPKSIETVVAAEANRETIEAVALAATVQNSAALH, encoded by the coding sequence ATGTCGAAGATCACGATCGCTCTCGAGGCCGCCGTCCAAACCGTCATCGAGAACTCGCCGAAGGACAGCAAGCAGACTGCCCGTCAGCGCGCAGAAGTCGATCGGGCCTTCGCTCGCATCCTGAAGCTCATCGCTCCCCGCATCCGCCACTTCATCCGCCAGTACGGCCTGACCGCGCACTGGGACGACGCCGAGCAGTGCTGCGCGATCGCCGTGCACCGTGCCATCCAGGCCTATGAGCCGGAAAAGGCGCAGTTCACCACCTTCGTCAACTGGCAGATCCGCGGCGAGCTGCAGAGCCTGCGCTTCCGCCTGATGACCGACCAGCGCCCCTCGGCGAAGAAGGTCGAGGCCACCACCGTTTCGCTGAGCGCGATGGTCAGCTCGGCGGACGGCGACGAGATGTCGCCCGAGGCGATGATCGAGGACGAGGACGCGCTGGAGCGCACCGAGAGCGCCGCATCGGACTATCTGGCCGATGGCGCGATCTCCTCGCTGATCGAGGCCTATGTCGACCATCTCCGCAAGGTCGGCATCGAGCAGCTCCGCCGCCGTCCCCGCCCGAAGCGGGAAGAAGCCGCACTGCGTCGCGAAGGCCCGCGTCTCCGCACCGCCACCCACGGCATCGATCCGGCCGAGCTGGAGAAGCTGGAAGCCAAACTGGAGCGCGACCGCGAGATCGTCGCCCGCCGCGTGTTCCAGACCGCCACGCTGGACGACCTGTCGCTCGAGACCGGCGTGACCAAGGAGCGCGTCCGCCAGATCACCAAGCGCGCCGCCAAGGTGATCGCCGAGATCGCCGCAGCCGATCCGCGCTTCTCGGTCATGGCCGAATATGGCGAGCCCGCCGCCACCAAGCGTCGCCAGCCCGCGCCGGCACGCGCCGCCACCCCGATCCTGCCGGACGCCGGCCAGCCGCACAACCTGCTCTCCAGCGTCGTCGCGATCGATCCGAAGAGCATCGAGACCGTCGTCGCCGCCGAAGCCAATCGCGAGACGATCGAGGCCGTCGCGCTTGCCGCCACGGTGCAGAACAGCGCCGCGCTGCATTGA